In Helianthus annuus cultivar XRQ/B chromosome 3, HanXRQr2.0-SUNRISE, whole genome shotgun sequence, a single window of DNA contains:
- the LOC110932146 gene encoding uncharacterized protein LOC110932146, whose amino-acid sequence MPVMEKALERYGVTHRLSTTYHPQTSGQVENANRGVKRILEKTVGKSRKDWSDKLDDALWAFRTAYKTPLGTMPFMIVYGKACHLPVELEHQALWALKTVNLDLTEAARRRYFQIHELEALRDAAYERSWSIKEKTKALHDRKLKVLKEFMVGDKVLLYNSRFKLFPGKLKSKWTGPYVVKEVFPHGAIELYNKESDESWKVNGHRLKHYLGGPIDNVEKEETPLEDLPNTTT is encoded by the coding sequence ATGCCGGTGATGGAGAAGGCGTTAGAGCGATATGGAGTCACGCACCGCTTGTCTACCACGTATCATCCGCAGACGAGCGGTCAAGTAGAGAACGCGAATCGAGGAGTGAAGAGGATTTTAGAGAAAACGGTCGGGAAGAGTCGGAAAGATTGGTCCGACAAGTTAGATGATGCGTTATGGGCATTCCGCACCGCCTACAAAACGCCGCTAGGTACGATGCCGTTTATGATCGTTTATGGGAAAGCGTGCCATTTACCGGTCGAGTTAGAGCATCAGGCTCTTTGGGCACTCAAAACGGTGAATTTAGATTTGACCGAGGCTGCTAGGAGAAGATACTTCCAAATTCATGAATTGGAAGCCCTTAGGGATGCGGCGTATGAGCGTTCGTGGAGTATTAAGGAGAAAACGAAGGCGTTGCATGATCGGAAGCTTAAGGTGTTGAAGGAGTTCATGGTTGGTGATAAAGTGCTTCTCTACAATTCGAGGTTTAAATTGTTTCCCGGGAAGTTGAAGTCGAAGTGGACGGGACCGTATGTTGTGAAGGAAGTGTTTCCGCATGGTGCGATCGAGCTTTACAATAAGGAGAGTGACGAGTCGTGGAAAGTGAATGGCCACCGGTTGAAGCATTATTTAGGAGGGCCTATTGACAACGTCGAGAAGGAGGAAACTCCTCTCGAAGATCTTCCGAACACCACCACGTAG
- the LOC110932147 gene encoding uncharacterized protein LOC110932147 yields MFTQLKINLPFIEALQSMPKYAKFLKDLLKRKERIGELLNISLTGGCSAVVLNKLSEKLTDPGTFTIPCFFGGAVTPAHALADLGASIILMPFSLYERLGLGELTPTRMSLSLADRSVKYPRGIVENLLVKVDRFVFPVDFVVLDMEADERVPIILGRPFLRTAKAIIDVFDGKISLRAGDEIVTFEIDRAMQHPSGRDDDSGSCHSVYFLNSFISCVDTCLEYISGADLVGEGVVDEHSEDGVDEVEEEQLDESDELSAESLELDAISDESTPVEIPPPLELKVLPSHLEYAFLGEKPNMPVIISLKLTEEEKARLIEVLREHSDAIAWRLSDIKGISPTFCTHRILMEHVYKPVVQPQRRLNPNMQEVVKKEVMKLLESGLIYPISDSAWVSPTQVVPKKGGMTVVLNSKNDLIPSRTVTGLRVCIDYRKAQDSRAGIEVDGAKIDTISQLPPPTSVKSVRSFLGHAGFYRRFIRDFSKITRPMTRLLEKDVPFVFDEECLRAFEFLKEKLVSAPILVSPDWSLPFELMCDASDYAVGAVLGQRREKHFHPIYYASKTLNDAQENYTTTEKELLAVVFAFDKFRSYLVLSKTVDKKGAENVAADHLSRLEDPKREEIREEAIGDRFPHESIDAVTVGAVDLPWYSDIANYLADGFVIENMSAQQKRKLMRDARKYIWDDPYLFRIGGDRILRRCVSKEEGVGILRHVHKGLTGGHHGAHTTA; encoded by the exons ATGTTTACTCAGTTGAAGATCAATCTTCCGTTCATCGAGGCGCTTCAGTCTATGCctaagtatgcgaaattccttaaAGATCTTTTGAAGCGTAAGGAGAGAATCGGCGAGCTTTTGAATATTTCGTTGACAGGAGGTTGTTCCGCAGTAGTCTTGAATAAGCTATCAGAGAAGTTGACAGACCCAGGCACATTCACGATTCCATGTTTTTTCGGGGGAGCCGTTACCCCTGCTCACGCCTTAGCCGATTTAGGGGCCAGCATCATTCTGATGCCATTTTCGTTGTATGAGCGACTTGGTCTAGGAGAGCTTACACCCACGCGCATGTCATTGTCCTTGGCTGACCGATCAGTCAAGTATCCTCGTGGGATAGTAGAGAATTTGTTGGTGAAGGTTGATAGGTTTGTGTTCCCAGTGGATTTCGTTGTGCTCGATATGGAGGCTGATGAGAGAGTTCCTATTATTCTAGGCCGTCCATTCCTTCGAACCGCAAAGGCGATCATTGACGTCTTTGACGGTAAGATTTCTCTTCGTGCGGGTGACGAGATTGTCACATTCGAGATTGATAGAGCGATGCAGCATCCTAGCGGTCGTGATGATGATAGTGGGTCGTGTCATTCCGTTTACTTTCTCAATTCATTCATATCTTGCGTCGACACGTGTCTTGAGTACATTAGTGGAGCTGATTTAGTAGGTGAGGGAGTTGTTGACGAGCATTCTGAGGATGGGGTAGATGAGGTAGAGGAGGAGCAGTTGGATGAGAGTGATGAGTTGAGTGCTGAGTCTTTAGAGCTCGATGCGATTAGTGATGAGAGTACTCCTGTAGAGATTCCACCACCTTTAGAACTTAAGGTTCTTCCATCCCATCTCGAGTACGCATTTCTAGGAGAGAAGCCGAATATGCCTGTCATCATATCTTTGAAGTTGACAGAGGAGGAGAAGGCGAGGTTGATTGAGGTGCTTAGAGAGCACAGTGATGCGATTGCCTGGAGGCTAtccgatatcaagggcatcagccCTACTTTTTGCACGCATCGCATTCTGATGGAGCATGTTTATAAGCCTGTAGTGCAGCCGCAACGTCGCTTGAATCCGAATATGCAGGAGGTAGTAAAGAAGGAGGTGATGAAGTTGTTAGAGTCTGGTTTGATCTATCCTATTTCTGATtcagcttgggtgagtcccacacAGGTCGTCCCGAAGAAAGGGGGGATGACAGTTGTTCTGAACTCGAAGAATGATCTTATTCCGTCTCGTACTGTTACGGGTTTGCgtgtgtgcattgactatcgaaa GGCACAAGATTCGAGAGCTGGTATTGAGGTTGATGGGGCGAAGATAGATACGATTAGCCAGCTTCCTCCGCCGACTAGTGTCAAGTCGGTTCGTAGTTTTCTCGGTCATGCGGGATTTTATAGGCGCTTTATtagggatttttccaaaattactCGCCCCATGACGCGATTGTTGGAGAAGGACGTTCCTTTTGTCTTTGACGAGGAGTGCCTTCGAGCGTTTGAGTTTTTGAAGGAGAAGTTAGTGAGTGCACCGATCCTCGTGTCGCCTGATTGGAGCTTACCATTCGAGTTGATGTGCGATGCGAGCGACTACGCAGTTGGTGCAGTGTTAGGGCAGAGACGGGAGAAGCATTTTCACCCGATTTACTATGCGAGTAAAACATTGAATGATGCCCAGGAGAATTACACCACCACGGAGAAGGAGTTGttagcggtggtgtttgcgttcGACAAATTTCGGTCGTATCTCGTTCTGTCGAAAACCGTC GATAAGAAAGGGGCAGAGAATGTGGCGGCGGACCACTTGTCCCGCCTTGAGGATCCTAAGAGAGAGGAGATTCGTGAGGAGGCGATAGGGGATAGATTCCCTCACGAGTCTATTGATGCTGTCACGGTAGGAGCCGTGGATCTACCGTGGTATAGCGATATAGCCAATTATTTGGCCGACGGGTTTGTGATTGAGAACATGAGTGCGCAGCAAAAGCGGAAGCTGATGAGGGACGCTAGGAAGTACATATGGGATGACCCTTACCTTTTTAGGATTGGAGGCGACCGTATACTTAGGAGGTGTGTTAGTAAGGAAGAAGGTGTTGGGATCCTGAGGCACGTGCATAAGGGTTTGACAGGAGGTCACCACGGAGCACATACGACCGCGTAA